One Gossypium hirsutum isolate 1008001.06 chromosome A08, Gossypium_hirsutum_v2.1, whole genome shotgun sequence genomic window, TGCAAAATGATTGACAATGGAAAAAGGATAAATAATGCCCAACGAATGTTACTTTTTTTACGCTTTTTAGACATGCGACAGAGAAAGACAGTGACTCCACAATATAACTGCAATGCCAAGGAAGGGTATGATGAACTGACAAGCCAAGCAAACCCCCTACTTGTCAGGCTTCAACAGTACTTCAGACCCAGTTTTGCTTTTTAGATAAGAAAACTTAGAATCCTATGATTTCATGTTCATTTCatacaaatttatatatattgccATAAGAAGACATATTGTAGGGATCATTTTGAgacataaaatttaagaaaaaaggtGTTTCCTGAAAGTGGTGAAGTGTAAATTGTGGCCTGTCAAATTGATGTACATCCAACTAACAAAGCTAAAAATGGTTAAGTTCCTTTGTCTGTATCCATGTTACTATTGACCCTAGTTATGATATTCTGACTTCCAATTAGGCTGATGAATTTTGCGCAGAGGTGGTAGTCCCTGGCGATGTGGCAGGTGCGGCAGAGGCTGAGGCAGCAAGGGTTAAGGTCCCAAATGGTCGGTATTGCTGAGCCAAATGTGGATAGTGAGTTATTTTGGGGTGTTGACTTTGGTTGCTCTGCCCATGCCCATGCCCATGCCCATGCCCATGCTGGGGATAGAATGGGAAGTAACCCATGTAGACTCCAGCGGATCCTGACGCCCCACTGCTACTGTAATGGGATGAGAACGCTTGCCCTCCAAATACATTATAATAGTTCTGCAACATTCACCAATTTCAAATCACTACATTGCTTTTACATTTTTGTAATGTTTCATCTTAGACAACAATCAAGGATTTCATGTTACAAGTTTGCAACAATAACCATATAAAAAACAATGCATTCATGTATTTGTGTCATGTTTGTATTACCTTTTGATCACACATTTTATGTTCAATTGTTAGGCCTACTACATGTATGAAGGTATAATATAAGATAATAACAAGAGACTAACCATTGGAGACATATTTTGCGTGTAGCCAGGATACCTGAATGTTCAAAGGACAATCATTTTTAGAACATTGAACCACCTACGGAAACAAGAAATTATACACAATTTAAGCAAGGCAGAGAGACTATGAAATCCGATCTATCTACCCACCCGTAAGCCGAATAAGGAAATGCGTATTGCggaatgaattgacggtaaaatgCCGGAGTAGCAGCAACGGATGGTTCCATGACTCGAGGTGGTGGTGCTGGTGCGGATGGGCTAAATTTCTCAATCCCTGCAACTTATGCCAACCATACGAAAACTGATCATAAAGCAATAAATACGATTGCTGAAATTAAGGTGACGGAAATTAAGCAGCAAAATATGGGAGAGAAAAAATATAATCTAACAGCCATATTTTGATTTGATGTAAATGGGTGAATACTGACCAGAGTGAGAAGCAGAAGATAGACGATTCTTTTGAGCACCAAGCGATGCAAGATTACAGTTTGCTCTTCTTCCATCAATCACAGGAAATGGATTATAGCAAGCCCTCATAGCCGAATCAACATCCTTAAACGTCACCTACATATACCATAATAATCAAACCCTTGACTTTGAacaggaaaagaagaagaagaagaagatatgaTGGAGGGGGAGCTTACAAAGCCGTAACCTTTTGATCTTCCAGTAGTTTTGTCATTAATGACAACAGCTTCTAGTATTTCTCCGAACTGCTCGAAATAACGTTTGAGGGTATCAGTTTTGGTCTCCCAAGCCAAACCTCCGACAAAGATCTTGGTGTAAGTGGTGTCACCAAACCCTGTGCCATTGCCCTGATCACCCCCACCCCCACCCACCTTATGTTGCCCTGCTTCAGACATGGATTAACAATCGATCCCAACTAACACACCCAACCCCAGGGAAGCAAGAATCAGCACCTAAAAAGGGCAAAAGAGGAGACAAGGCGAGAAAACACAGACGTTGGCTTGCAAAAATATTATCAATCTTCTTAGAACAACTTCAATCAATAtggtttttttccttttcttttcttttctatccAAACCTTATACTAGATTTCCGCTGCCAACTCACCTTAAGATTCCCTAACAAAGATACCCTAGACGAGAAAGTTATCACTGTTTCGAGGTTCGAAAAATTGAGTTaataggaaaaaaaagaagagaaaagcctACCCAACACCCCAAAGGTTGCCAAGAGAATGAAAATAGGAAAACGACCTTGTAAGATTATTGAAGATTTTATTTGGCATGTACTGATGATTAACAAAAGaatgtaaataaagaaaaaagaaaaaaaaagagagataaaGGGAAATTTCCAATGAAATACAACGAACTAACCTATTatttccattttttaaaaaagtaatttgaTATATACTTTATAATGGGTCCAACGTTACGTGCCTTGCTGTATCCAACTCCTCATCTTTCTTCTCTCCTAATCTGCCTTTATTTTGTTTATGCATATATTCCTTTTccatattattaattattaatctaatcactaaatattaatgtatgtatacatatacatatacatatacatatacatatacatatacatatactatTTGAGGAATATAATCCCACGATGTGGGGTTCTGCTTTTGATAGattaaaataaagatttttctaaaagaaaaaaattattaaaaatttataattatagaattatattattttaagtaaCTTTAGAATACAATcaactaataaattaaattattagtataagggaaaaaattactattttaattaataattaaactaaaaaccttaaattactcttatttaattagtttaaattggaaggtataatattataaataataaatagaggAATAAGTGATGAAAATAGCATAAATATTTAGTAAGGATTGtagttattttttttttacacaaatttGATTTCTCAATGTATTTATCGGAACGAATCTAGTAactaatatgatatattttttagaaattatgtGATTATAATATCATGCCCATAGAAAACGAATATTGATGTATACGAAAATATAACAATAAATACctttataaaaatgtataataagCCATATTGATTTGAATATACTTTCAACTTAGAAGGCTAAGTATTTATCATAGAAAAAATTAAgctgcaagtttttttttttttgacaatatgactaatagaattttaatttatcattaaattatcTATTCAACTGTCAAAAAGATGCAATAAAATCAAACTTTAGTTAATAgtataattaaataagaaattttgataaaattactaaaatacataAGATGTTAGGTGAATCAAAATTACTATATTTTAAGCATTCACACTAAAATTTATTTaggaaaaaaatataacaaattcaACCAATATGTTGAACCctttcaaaaaaacaaaaaaaaaatcaatatgttGGAAAGTTACAACAATGCATGTACGTGGAATTGGCCCCTCAACTTTATAAAATTTCTCACATTGgcacttaaaattattttctgaattatattgGCTCCTACACTAaaactgtttttctttttttaagaatttgTTGATGTGAATAAGTATGAGGCTGACACGTTGAGAAATAAGAGGACGGCACATGAATTTATCTTTAAccattcttaaaaaaataaaaaaataaaatttgttaaaagaataagaaatatataaattataaaacttcaaaaaaggaatatatatatgagaaataaaaataaaaaataatatataaattgaaaataaaaaaataaaaaatttagttaaatttcaaaaaacttcaaaaattaaatatgtttaaaaaatcCCAACTGATGCCCAATCAgtttttcattatatattttttttcattttgtaaatttctaaaaaagttgacttttttctatattttttaattttaattttataatttttatattttaaaaaattatttttattttttaaaagtttaatatttaaagagtaatcttttaaatgttaaatgttaaatttattttttttattttttatatattcaattttttattttttataatttatagtatcttttaaaattttaaaaaaaattctgattttttttcaaagttttaaggtttttatttttattttttaagaatgaTTAAAGATGAACCTACATGTCATCCCCATACTTGTCCACATTAGCAAATTCTTCAAAAACAACTTGTTAGTGTAGGGACTAATCTATGTAATGGATGTTAACCTTAGGGACTAacatattccaaaaaaaaattgtgaa contains:
- the LOC107948207 gene encoding RNA-binding protein 38 isoform X1 yields the protein MSEAGQHKVGGGGGDQGNGTGFGDTTYTKIFVGGLAWETKTDTLKRYFEQFGEILEAVVINDKTTGRSKGYGFVTFKDVDSAMRACYNPFPVIDGRRANCNLASLGAQKNRLSSASHSVAGIEKFSPSAPAPPPRVMEPSVAATPAFYRQFIPQYAFPYSAYGYPGYTQNMSPMNYYNVFGGQAFSSHYSSSGASGSAGVYMGYFPFYPQHGHGHGHGHGQSNQSQHPKITHYPHLAQQYRPFGTLTLAASASAAPATSPGTTTSAQNSSA
- the LOC107948207 gene encoding RNA-binding protein 38 isoform X2, whose product is MSEAGQHKVGGGGGDQGNGTGFGDTTYTKIFVGGLAWETKTDTLKRYFEQFGEILEAVVINDKTTGRSKGYGFVTFKDVDSAMRACYNPFPVIDGRRANCNLASLGAQKNRLSSASHSGIEKFSPSAPAPPPRVMEPSVAATPAFYRQFIPQYAFPYSAYGYPGYTQNMSPMNYYNVFGGQAFSSHYSSSGASGSAGVYMGYFPFYPQHGHGHGHGHGQSNQSQHPKITHYPHLAQQYRPFGTLTLAASASAAPATSPGTTTSAQNSSA